In candidate division WOR-3 bacterium, the genomic window AAGAATCTTTAGGTTTACCTTTTGAGCTATTTGCTCCTTTCACGATATATTATGTAGAGCAATACAATAGAGAGCTAAATATGAATATTCTCTGGAATATAGATGTTGTGATGATTAAGGGAAAATTTTATTTTTATTTTGATTTTTTTATTGATGATTTCCAATATGAGAGCGATCCCTGGAAAGAACCGAATCATATAGGAATTTATACGGGACTAAAAGGGAGAGATTTTCTTAAGGAAGGATTTGAATTAAATTTTTATTACTCTATCCTGACAAGATGGACCTATAATAATTTAATTGTATGGCAGAGATATATGGAAAGAGATTTACCTCTTGGCTCTATGTTAGGGTGTGATTATGATAAGGTGGTTCTAAAAGCAATTTATCCTCTAGTTTCTTTTAAGTTTGGAGGAATGGTTTCTTATACAAGAAGAGGAGAGAATAGAATAACAACCCCTTGGCCAGTAAATACATATAATCCTCCTTCTCCAGAAAATGAATTTAAGGGGACAAATTTCCTGAGTGGAATAATAGAAAGGAGACTGACTTTATCTGCTATTTTTAAATATGAAGATATTATTGAGTTAGTATCTGGTGTCTCTTTTTTCCAAAACTATGAGCATGATAAATATAAAAATAAAATCTTACCTTCCATAGAATTAAAGTTGAAATTATCTACAAAATAAAGATAAGAATTTAAAATTTTATTATTCCCAAGATAATAACAAGAAAAGAAATTTCCTAATAATCTATTGTTTATAACTTCTTATAAAGATTGAAAAATCTTCCAAATACTTAATCCAATGCCCTTGACAAAAGATTTATAAGAGTTTATTTTCATTTTAAGCAAGAAAGGAGGATAATAATGGCTAAAGTAATATACGATTATAGTAAATGCACTGGTCTCGCTCATTGTGCTGATGCCTGCCCTGTAGACATCTTGGAGGGAAGTAAAAACGGTAGATGGTGTAAGCCTGTAGATGAAGAAGTTGAGAACAAAGAGGCTCTTGATAAGTATTATAAAGAAGTAGAACCAAATGAGTCTTCTAATCTTGTATTAGAATTTAAAATGCCAGAGTGTATTGAATGTCAAGCTTGTGTTGCTTCTTGCCCAAAAAATGCGATAGAAGTAGAATCTGATTAAATTTCAAAATTTACACCTATGAGATGAAAAAATTATTTCTTATATTTTCTTCTTTATTACCCATTCTTTTTTTTCCGATGGGGAAAGGAGAGATAAAAGGTAGAATTGTCGATTCTGAGACTGGTAAACCTATTCCTTTTACTAACATAATAGTGGTTGGAACCCCATTTGGAACCGATTGTAAGGATGATGGTTCCTTTCATATAATTGATATACCTCCTGGAGTTTATGAGGTTCAAATAAGGAGCATTGGTTATCCTACTCTAACAGTGAAAGATGTGAGAGTGGAAATAGATCATACAACAAACTTAAATTTAACTATGGTTTCTCTTAAAATGAGTAAAAGTAGAAGCTTATCTTATGTTGCCGAAAAAGAAATTATCAAAATAGATTTACCTGGAAGAGAATTTTATTTTATGGGTTCTGAGATAATAAACCTACCTTTAATTTATACTATTGAGGATTATCTTTTCCTATACCCAGAATTAGAAAAAGGAAAAAATTTATCTATATTCTTGGATGGAAATCTACCTTTGGTAGACCCAAGATTAAAAAACCCAATATTAATTCCTCCTTTATTGGGAGTTGAAAATATTATTATCCAAAAAGGAGGGTTTAATGTTGAGGATGGGAATCCTGGCTATTGTGTAGTAAATATTATAGAAAAAGAGGATAAAGAGAAATATCATGGAGAATTTGACTTTTGTTACAATTTTCCTTATATGCCTCATAAAGGGAATAGTATTTATAATCCTTTAAATTTTCATATTCGTCCTTTTGTAGATACCACAGATAGTCTTTGTTGGAAAGGGACTTCTGTTTTAAATGAAGAGGAAAGGGATGAATATGTGAGTTTTGAAGGATGGGTTGAATATGCTAAAAGTAAGGAGAAAGAAGGAGATACTCTTTCTCCAGAAGAATGGAGAAATCTATTCAGATATATTTATAGAATAGAGGGTTCAAAAGAATTAGGACAACTCCCTGGTTCTTATGGAAATAAGCCCGGTTACATAATGAATGTTGGGATAGGAGGCCCTTTTCTGGTAACAAAGAATCTTCTTTTTTCTATTTGGCATTTAAGAAAAATAGAGCCCTTTTCTATTCCTGTATCAAGAGATAATTATATTGAAGATAGAACCAGTTATAAAAGCACTATCTATTTTAAACCTGAGATGAAATTAGAGTTTAGAGGGTTTTTCCAAAATATACAGACGGTTACAAATAATTCCAAGGAGTTATCTTTTGATGGTAAAATTTGGGCGGAGGGTGGAAATATTTTAAAAGAAGTAGCGGGAAAGAATTTTATGTACTGGGTGGATGCCCTTAATCCATATGAGATTAGAAGATATGGTATAGGGGTTAAGTATGACCATTTATTAAGTTCTTTTATTTCTTATAGCTTTAGTTTTCTTTATCTAAAATCTAATCATTTTTCAACCCCGATTTGGGAAAGTAAATCCTCAGAGGTTTATAGGGATACGATTAATCGCATTTCTTTCGGTAATATAAATATTCCGAAAGAAGTTCCTTTCGGTTACGAAAGCTTCCCTAATGGAGAGTGTTATTATGATAACCTTTTACCCTTAGATTTTATCTTCAGCACATATGGGAGAATGCAGAAAGATCTCTCTACAAGTAGAACTATAAATTTTTCTGGAGATTTAACTGCACAAGTTAATAATTATCATCAAATTAAAGGGGGTTTTAGGGTAGAACATAATCTTATAAATACAGAAATTTCTAATGGTATTTCAGAAGAAAGAGATGTTATTAGGTGGAAAGGAAGTCCAAATTGGGGGCTCTTTTATCTAAGAGATAAAATTTCTTATAAAGGGGTGGAAGCAAGAATCGGAGGAAGAGTTGATTATTATGATTGGGAAAAGCCAAAAATTAAAATTAGTCCAAGAATAGGGTTTTCTTTTCCTTTAGGGAAATTTAATAAGATATACCTCAATTCGGGCTATTTCTATGAGATTCCTTCTTTTGAAAAAATTCTTGGGAATTTTTATAAATGTGAAGATTCAACTTTTTTTAAGGGGAATTCCTCTCTTGATTTACCTAGGATGATTTCTTATGAGATAGGCTTTGAGAGAATTCTCTTTGAACAAATTCTATTTTCTCTTTCAGGATATTACATAGGTTACACAAATGAAGTTGGGGAAGGCGACTCTACTTATCTAATTGAAGATTCTTATTACAAAACTTATAGAAATAATATTTTGGGGGATTTAAAAGGGTTTGAATTCTCAATAAGAAAAAGATACGGAATGTTTTTTAATGGGAGTTTTATTTATAATTTTAGAATTCACTCATCTCAACAAATAGAAACCTCTCAGATCAAAAAGCCAAACTCGGACCTAATATTCCTTGTCTCTTTTAATACTCCAAAAGAGTGGAAGAATTTAAAGGGAGGATTTTATTTAACTCTCCTTTATAGAAGAAAAGGAGGAGAATATTTTAGTTTTGACCCTCTTGCGGATGATCCTTTTTCCCCAGAAGATTCTAAATACATAAATAACCTTAAATGGCAAGATGAAGGTTATTGGAATTTACTTCTTGGTAAGAGTTTTATCTTAAAAGATTTTAATTTGAATTTCTACTTTGAAGTTAAGAATCTTTTTGATTCAAAATATCTAAACGCCGATCTTTGTTTTATGTCCTCTATAGACAAAATAAACTATTTAAAATCTTTACATCTTCCAATGTATAAAGACGAAAGATACTCATCTATTCCAAACCTTATAGGAGGAAATGACCGACCTGGAGAAGTGAATAAAAGTTATATAGATAGGCCTGCTATTGAGTACTTATACTACACAAATCCTAGAAGTCTTAGTTTTGGAATAAGAGTTGATTTCTGAAGATTATGTAAAAATTTCTGGTGAAGATTCTTGAGGGTTTAAGTATAATTTTATACTTTTTATTCCGGTTTTCATCAATATTTTTCTCAAAAAAGGATTGAAAATAAAGTGAGATTTTATATTCTTACTCAAAATGCTTCTTTTTAGTTTTCTCAATCTCCTTTTATAACGAACTTCAAAGTTTTCTAAGGATTCTTGTAGGACTTCAGAGAGAACAACAGCTGTTCCAAATGCATAGCTAAGTCCTTCTCCAGAACATGGACTTATCCATCCTCCTGCTTCTCCTACTAAAGCAACTCCCTTTTCGCCAGTGGAGAGTTGTTTCGTTTTTAATGGACGGAAGATGAAAGCGCCTTCTCTTTTAACAGGATCTCCAAAACGATAACCGAAATCTTCAAGTTTTTCTTTCAGCAAAAGGAATTTTCCGGGGGCTTTATCGTTTGGATTTAGAGCCGCACCAATTATTAGGAACTCTCCTTTAGGAATTACCCAGGAGTAATAGTCGGTTATTTCTGGGTCAAAGATTACAGAGAAAAAGGGAAGAATTGGATTCTTACACTTAACCCATTCTTGGGCAGCAAAATATGTTTTTGGTAAATAGCGTTTTGGTGTGACTTGTCTTCTAATTAGAGAAGAAGCCCCATCAGCTCCTACTAAAACTTTTGTTTTATCTATATAAGTGTTTCTTTTATCGCTAAATTTTATTAATAAATGGTCATCCTTTCTTTCATATGATTCAAACTTACATCCAAACTTTACCTCTACATTTAAAGGAATCATTGAGGCTAACCATTCATCAAACTTACTTCTATCTAAATTTATATAGGTTCTCTCATAATACCTTTCTATTTTTCTTGCCGAATCTATCACTCTAACAGCGAAAAGCTGGGGTTCTACAAGAACATCTTTCGGTAAGCTAAAACCCAATCTTCCGAATATTTTTTGAGTAACTGGAGAAAGTAGACCTCCGCAAGATTTTGTAGAAGAAAGATCTTTTTTCATTGGTTCTATTAATTCTCTCTTCTCTATTAATAAGACCTTATATTTATTTCCAATAAGCCTTGCAACAGTGCTTCCCGAAGGGCCTGCACCAACTATAACCACATCATACATAAAAAATTCTCATCCTTTTTATAAAAAATTATTTAGTAAAATTAATAAGTCAAGAGGATTTAATATATATTTGATAAAAGCCGATGAAGTTCGTATCTCTTAAGATCTATTTCTTTGTATCCATTAACCGATTCTTCTAAAGGAATTTTTATAATCTTTTCTCCCTTTAAACCAACCATCATAGGCTTTTTTGGGTTTTTCTTTATTAACTCATAAGCGTAAGATGCAAAAAGCACTGCTAACATTCTGCTTCTTCTTGTAGGAGACCCTCCTCTTTGAATATACCCTAAAACTGATCTTCTTGTAGAACACCCTGTTTTTTCTTCTATAATAGAGGAGATCTTTTCTTTCTCTGGAAAGCCTTCAGCTACAACTATTATTGCATCCGTTTGCCCTTTCTCTCTTTCTCTTTTAAGTCCCTTTACTATCTCTGAGATAGAAACCTCTACTTCAGGAATTAAAATAGCTTCTGCACCACAAGCAATCCCAACTTCAAGAGCTATAAAGCCTCTCTTTTTCCCCATTACTTCTACTACAAAAATCCTTTCAAAAGATATAGCTGTATCTTTTATTTTATTAATAGCTTCAATAGCAGTATTACAAGCTGTATCGAACCCAATGGTCTCATCTGTTCCAAAAACGTCGTTGTCTATAGTTGCGGGAATCCCAACTGTTGGAATTCCACAGTGTTTATTAATAGCCATTGCTCCTTTAAAAGAACCGTCACCTCCTATCACTATTAACCCTTCTATTCCTTCATCTATTAGAGTTTCTCCTGCAGTTTTTATTACTTTTTCTTCCTCAAAAGATGGCATTCTTGTAGAGTGAAGTATTGTCCCGCTTAATCCCATAATCACGTCAGAACGAATGTGAGAGAAGTCAAAGAAATCTCTTTTTATAAGCCCATTATATCCATCATTAATACCAATTAGGGTTTCCCCATTATTTCTAGTAAATCTTAAGATAGTTGCAATCGCCGTATTCATTCCAGGCGCATCACCACCAGGTGTTATTATTCCTATTTTTTTCATATTTTTTAAAAATAAAATATATAAAATTGAAGTCAAGTCTTAAATAAATTGAGATAGAATTAAGATTTTCGCTTCTTGACAAAAGTTTCAAAAAATCTATCAATACCAAAATAAATGAGAAATCTATTTTTACTTATTTTAAAATATAGACGTAGGGTATTATTGGGGGTCTTTTTCCTTTTGATTGTGGATGCCTCCCATATGGTCCTTCCATGGGTTTTAAAGTTTGTGATAGATGACCTAAGTTCATTACCGCTTTCACATTCTTTAATATTTTACATTTCTATAATTATTGCTCTTGGTTTAGCTGTTATAATTCTTAGATATCTTTGGAGAGTTTTTATAATAGGAGCTTCCAGAATGGTAGAGAGAGATATAAGAAATGATTTTTATCATCGTCTTATGTCTCTTGGAGCTCGTTTCTATAATAAGATAGAACCTGGAGATATTATGGCAAGAGCTACAAATGATGTTTCTGCTGTCCAGGAAGCATGCGGTTTTGGAGTTGTGATTGCGGCTGATATTGTATTTATGGGACTTTTTTCGATTCTTATGATGACATATATAAGCAAACCTTTAACATTATACACTTTAACAATAAGTCCTTTTGTTGTGATTTCTACATATTTTTTTGGCAAGAAAATTCATATTAAATTTGAAAAAACACAGGAAGGTTTTTCTTTTTTATCTGGAAAAGCTCGAGAATTTATAATGGGAATTCTTACAATAAAAAGTTATGTCCAGGAAAAAGAAGCGATAGCGGATTTCAACAAAGTAAATAAAGACTACCTCGAAAAGAATGTGGAATTAATAAGATATTGGACGGCTTTTAGACCTACAATTTTCTTCTTAACCTCAATTGGCTTTTTAATTGTTCTCTACCTTGGAGGAAAAGATGTAATAAGCGGAAGAATAACTCTTGGCTCTTTTGTGGCATTTTTGTACTATCTTGATCTTTTGGTATGGCCTATGATTGCAATTGGTATGGTTGTAAATATAATAGAAAGAGGAACCGCGTCTTTAAAAAGATTAAATGAGATATTAAATCTTACTCCGGAAATAAAAGATAAAGGGGAAAAGGAAATTGAAAAAGGTTTGATCGAACTTAAAAATGTTTATTTTAGTTATGATGGAGTTCCTGTCTTAAAAGGAATAAACATAAAGTTTGAGCCAAATAAGAAAACAGCTATTGTAGGACCCACAGGTTCTGGTAAATCAACCATAATTAATCTCTTATGGAGAGAATTTGAGTCTCAAGGAATATATATAGATGGAAAACCTATTCAGGATTTTTCTCTACAAAAGTTAAGAAGCTCCATAGGCTTAGTTCCTCAAACACCAATTCTATTCTCCGCTACAATTAGAGAAAATATAGCTTTTGGTATACCATCTGCTAAAGAAGAAGAGATCATAAATGCTGCGAAGAATGCAGAGATCTATAATGAAATAATGGAACTTCCTATGAAGTTTGATACAATTCTTGGGGAAAAAGGTGCAAGTCTTTCTGGAGGTCAAAAACAACGAATCGCTATAGCAAGGGCTCTTATTCTTAATCCTAAAATATTAATCCTTGATGATGCGCTTTCTTCTGTAGATTCTCGAACAGAAAAAAGAATAATGGAAAATATTGCTGAGTTTTTAAAAAGTAGAACCTCAATTGTTATAAGCCATAGAATATCAGCTGTAATAGATGCGGATGAAATCATTGTTTTGGATAAGGGGGTGGTGGTAGAAAGGGGAACTCACAAGGAATTAACAAAAAACAAAGGCTTATATGCTCGTCTTTATGAAAAACAAAAATTGGAGGAACTTTTAGAATGAAATCTGATTCTATGCATTCATATTTTGAAGAAGATATTACTGGAAAGATATATGATTCTACTATGATAAAATGGCTCTTAGGATATGTGAAACCACACTTTAGAATTATTTTTCTAAATTTCTTCCTTCTTCTTGTTTTGACGGGATTGAATTTAACACTTCCTTTTATTTATAAAATTGGAATCGATCGTTACATATATCCAAGTTTTAAAGAAATTATTAGGGCTAAAGAGATACCGGAAAAATTTAAGAACAAAATTATTATAACATTAAACGGAAGAAAATTTCTTGATTTTACCTCAATTAGAGAAACAATAAAAGGGGATATGGAAAATAAAGGGATAATATCAAAAGAAGATTTTTATTTTATAAGAAAAGCTGAAGGAATTTCTGAGATAATAAAAAAAACTGAGAATTTGGAAGGAGAAAATTTTTATTTAATAGAATCTTCTGAAATTTCTAAGCTTTCAATAAGAGAAAGGATTATTTTAAGGAGAGGAGACATTAACGGAATAAAAAAGCTTGCTTTTATTTATTTGGGATTAATTATTCTTATTTTTTTATTCAATTATGTCCAGTCCTACCAAATCCAATGGATTGGACAGAGAATTTGTTTTAAAATAAGAGAGGATATTATAAGAAAATTCACAACACTCCCTTACAGTTTCTTTCAGAAGAATCCGGTAGGGAGGCTGGTAACTCGCATCTGTAATGACGTTGGAGCTATTGGAGAGTTCTTTTCTGAGGTTTTAATCTATTTTGGAGCTCATATTTTAACTATTTTGGGAATTCTTGGAATAATGCTTTTTCTAAGTCCAATTTTATTTTTCGTTATTTTGATAATTATTCCAATTCTCGTTTTTCTCACTTTTATTTTTAGATTAAAGGCAAGAGAGGTCTACAGAGAGATGCGTAAAAAACTGGCAACAATAAATTCAAATATCTCGGAAAGCATCTCTGGAATTTCTATCATTCAGGCATTTGTCCAGGAGAAACGAAAAGAAAAAGAATTTTTTAACATTAATAACGATTTTTACTTAACTGGTCTTAGAATGATAAAGGTTTTTGCAGTTTTCCGTCCTCTAATTGACTTTGTAGATTCGATTGGAATAGCGCTTCTTATATGGTTTGGGGGGAAAGGCATTATCTCGGGGGTTATTAGTTTTGGAACATTTGTTGCTTTCATTTCTTATCTTGAAAGATTGTTTGAGCCGATAAGAGAGTTAAGCGAATATTTTAATGTGATGCAATCTGCAATGGCAGCTGGTGAGAGAGTTTATAGTATTTTGGAAAAAGGAGAAAGAATTCCAGCACCTCATATTTCCAGAAAAGTAGAAATAAAAGGTAAGATTGAATTCCAGAATGTTTGGTTTTCTTATGATGGAGAAAATTGGGTTTTAAAGGATGTATCTTTTACTATTGAGCCTGGAGAGAAAGTAGGGATTGTGGGACATACAGGTTCAGGAAAAACAACAATTATTAATCTACTTCTTCGTCTTTATGATGTGCAAAGAGGTTCGATTAAGCTTGATGGGATTGACATAAGAGAAATAGATAAGGAGCTCTTAAGAAGCAATATAGCTACTGTGTTTCAAGAGCCTTTTATCTTTGCAGGAACCATTCTTAAGAATGTAAATCTTTGGAGAAACCCAGACGAGGTTTCTTTGAAG contains:
- a CDS encoding capsule assembly Wzi family protein — its product is MILLIFLGYLSVLLPEPSNKIIKWVEKGEISLPYGFLYSFEDTNKIDVSIYSVVDTVNFVHFSPTFEYRIGHWRGIISPYGRYGGDYFYPKKKKFGIYSDIIRSSLFYKNDYILFSFGKDIFSIGPAFEDNPLLSPNVPLNYISFTFRRNKYAFTHFISRLCNYEGVEIEWDDTTKGYVKNVNRYLGIHRVEIKPLDWIAFSFSEAMLIGEESLGLPFELFAPFTIYYVEQYNRELNMNILWNIDVVMIKGKFYFYFDFFIDDFQYESDPWKEPNHIGIYTGLKGRDFLKEGFELNFYYSILTRWTYNNLIVWQRYMERDLPLGSMLGCDYDKVVLKAIYPLVSFKFGGMVSYTRRGENRITTPWPVNTYNPPSPENEFKGTNFLSGIIERRLTLSAIFKYEDIIELVSGVSFFQNYEHDKYKNKILPSIELKLKLSTK
- a CDS encoding 4Fe-4S binding protein, which produces MAKVIYDYSKCTGLAHCADACPVDILEGSKNGRWCKPVDEEVENKEALDKYYKEVEPNESSNLVLEFKMPECIECQACVASCPKNAIEVESD
- a CDS encoding TonB-dependent receptor, which encodes MKKLFLIFSSLLPILFFPMGKGEIKGRIVDSETGKPIPFTNIIVVGTPFGTDCKDDGSFHIIDIPPGVYEVQIRSIGYPTLTVKDVRVEIDHTTNLNLTMVSLKMSKSRSLSYVAEKEIIKIDLPGREFYFMGSEIINLPLIYTIEDYLFLYPELEKGKNLSIFLDGNLPLVDPRLKNPILIPPLLGVENIIIQKGGFNVEDGNPGYCVVNIIEKEDKEKYHGEFDFCYNFPYMPHKGNSIYNPLNFHIRPFVDTTDSLCWKGTSVLNEEERDEYVSFEGWVEYAKSKEKEGDTLSPEEWRNLFRYIYRIEGSKELGQLPGSYGNKPGYIMNVGIGGPFLVTKNLLFSIWHLRKIEPFSIPVSRDNYIEDRTSYKSTIYFKPEMKLEFRGFFQNIQTVTNNSKELSFDGKIWAEGGNILKEVAGKNFMYWVDALNPYEIRRYGIGVKYDHLLSSFISYSFSFLYLKSNHFSTPIWESKSSEVYRDTINRISFGNINIPKEVPFGYESFPNGECYYDNLLPLDFIFSTYGRMQKDLSTSRTINFSGDLTAQVNNYHQIKGGFRVEHNLINTEISNGISEERDVIRWKGSPNWGLFYLRDKISYKGVEARIGGRVDYYDWEKPKIKISPRIGFSFPLGKFNKIYLNSGYFYEIPSFEKILGNFYKCEDSTFFKGNSSLDLPRMISYEIGFERILFEQILFSLSGYYIGYTNEVGEGDSTYLIEDSYYKTYRNNILGDLKGFEFSIRKRYGMFFNGSFIYNFRIHSSQQIETSQIKKPNSDLIFLVSFNTPKEWKNLKGGFYLTLLYRRKGGEYFSFDPLADDPFSPEDSKYINNLKWQDEGYWNLLLGKSFILKDFNLNFYFEVKNLFDSKYLNADLCFMSSIDKINYLKSLHLPMYKDERYSSIPNLIGGNDRPGEVNKSYIDRPAIEYLYYTNPRSLSFGIRVDF
- a CDS encoding FAD-binding protein — encoded protein: MYDVVIVGAGPSGSTVARLIGNKYKVLLIEKRELIEPMKKDLSSTKSCGGLLSPVTQKIFGRLGFSLPKDVLVEPQLFAVRVIDSARKIERYYERTYINLDRSKFDEWLASMIPLNVEVKFGCKFESYERKDDHLLIKFSDKRNTYIDKTKVLVGADGASSLIRRQVTPKRYLPKTYFAAQEWVKCKNPILPFFSVIFDPEITDYYSWVIPKGEFLIIGAALNPNDKAPGKFLLLKEKLEDFGYRFGDPVKREGAFIFRPLKTKQLSTGEKGVALVGEAGGWISPCSGEGLSYAFGTAVVLSEVLQESLENFEVRYKRRLRKLKRSILSKNIKSHFIFNPFLRKILMKTGIKSIKLYLNPQESSPEIFT
- a CDS encoding ATP-dependent 6-phosphofructokinase; the encoded protein is MKKIGIITPGGDAPGMNTAIATILRFTRNNGETLIGINDGYNGLIKRDFFDFSHIRSDVIMGLSGTILHSTRMPSFEEEKVIKTAGETLIDEGIEGLIVIGGDGSFKGAMAINKHCGIPTVGIPATIDNDVFGTDETIGFDTACNTAIEAINKIKDTAISFERIFVVEVMGKKRGFIALEVGIACGAEAILIPEVEVSISEIVKGLKREREKGQTDAIIVVAEGFPEKEKISSIIEEKTGCSTRRSVLGYIQRGGSPTRRSRMLAVLFASYAYELIKKNPKKPMMVGLKGEKIIKIPLEESVNGYKEIDLKRYELHRLLSNIY
- a CDS encoding ABC transporter ATP-binding protein; this encodes MRNLFLLILKYRRRVLLGVFFLLIVDASHMVLPWVLKFVIDDLSSLPLSHSLIFYISIIIALGLAVIILRYLWRVFIIGASRMVERDIRNDFYHRLMSLGARFYNKIEPGDIMARATNDVSAVQEACGFGVVIAADIVFMGLFSILMMTYISKPLTLYTLTISPFVVISTYFFGKKIHIKFEKTQEGFSFLSGKAREFIMGILTIKSYVQEKEAIADFNKVNKDYLEKNVELIRYWTAFRPTIFFLTSIGFLIVLYLGGKDVISGRITLGSFVAFLYYLDLLVWPMIAIGMVVNIIERGTASLKRLNEILNLTPEIKDKGEKEIEKGLIELKNVYFSYDGVPVLKGINIKFEPNKKTAIVGPTGSGKSTIINLLWREFESQGIYIDGKPIQDFSLQKLRSSIGLVPQTPILFSATIRENIAFGIPSAKEEEIINAAKNAEIYNEIMELPMKFDTILGEKGASLSGGQKQRIAIARALILNPKILILDDALSSVDSRTEKRIMENIAEFLKSRTSIVISHRISAVIDADEIIVLDKGVVVERGTHKELTKNKGLYARLYEKQKLEELLE
- a CDS encoding ABC transporter ATP-binding protein; its protein translation is MKSDSMHSYFEEDITGKIYDSTMIKWLLGYVKPHFRIIFLNFFLLLVLTGLNLTLPFIYKIGIDRYIYPSFKEIIRAKEIPEKFKNKIIITLNGRKFLDFTSIRETIKGDMENKGIISKEDFYFIRKAEGISEIIKKTENLEGENFYLIESSEISKLSIRERIILRRGDINGIKKLAFIYLGLIILIFLFNYVQSYQIQWIGQRICFKIREDIIRKFTTLPYSFFQKNPVGRLVTRICNDVGAIGEFFSEVLIYFGAHILTILGILGIMLFLSPILFFVILIIIPILVFLTFIFRLKAREVYREMRKKLATINSNISESISGISIIQAFVQEKRKEKEFFNINNDFYLTGLRMIKVFAVFRPLIDFVDSIGIALLIWFGGKGIISGVISFGTFVAFISYLERLFEPIRELSEYFNVMQSAMAAGERVYSILEKGERIPAPHISRKVEIKGKIEFQNVWFSYDGENWVLKDVSFTIEPGEKVGIVGHTGSGKTTIINLLLRLYDVQRGSIKLDGIDIREIDKELLRSNIATVFQEPFIFAGTILKNVNLWRNPDEVSLKTALYISNLEEVMKRRNLSLDFKVGEGGSGLSVGERQLVAFARSLIGNKPILVLDEATANIDPETEWLIQEALLKMIKGRTSLIIAHRLSTLRNIDSLIVVHKGEIVGRGTHRELMKDKKGIYYTLYKLQQLI